GCAGACAAATTTTCGCAGGAAGCCATGCTTGCATCAGATTTAATTGCTGAACTCGGCAATGTATTTATGGAATTAAACGAAAGGAATTAAATTAAAAAACCCCGAAATATTTCGGGGCTTTTGTTTTAATCAGGTTTTCCGTTTTCTTCTTCGGTGATTATATTTTTCGTGGAATACCACATGATTACGAAACCTGCCAACATAAACGGAAGCGATAACACCTGGCCGGTATTAAGCCCCGCAAACTGGATGAATTCGTCGCCCTGAGGTTCCTTCAAAAATTCAACAAAGAACCTTACCGCCCACAGGATGATAAAAAACAGACCGAAAAGCCAGCCCTGCTGATATTTCTTTTTTGTGTAGCGATACAGAACCCAAAGAAGTATGAAAAGCAGAAAATAACCTGTTGCTTCAAAAAGCTGCGTAGGATAACGTGCTACTATCGCCCCGTATTCCGGGCTTTGCTGCGGGAACAGTACCGCGAATGGCGAGCCTTCCGGCGCGGGCTTTCCGATGATTTCTGAATTGAAAAAGTTTCCGATTCTTACAAAAGCACCGCCTAGCGCTACAACGATCCCGATTCTGTCATAAACCCAAAGCGGATTTTTCTTGATGATT
This window of the Flavobacteriaceae bacterium 3519-10 genome carries:
- a CDS encoding Prolipoprotein diacylglyceryl transferase codes for the protein MLTLLYTTWDPSTGIHLGPITLHYYSLMFILAFGLGYIIMTKIYKIDNVNVKYVEPLFTWTLVGTILGARLGHVIFYQPELFKQDFWSVFLPIQTVPEFKFTGFAGLASHGATIALIFTTLYYAFKIIKKNPLWVYDRIGIVVALGGAFVRIGNFFNSEIIGKPAPEGSPFAVLFPQQSPEYGAIVARYPTQLFEATGYFLLFILLWVLYRYTKKKYQQGWLFGLFFIILWAVRFFVEFLKEPQGDEFIQFAGLNTGQVLSLPFMLAGFVIMWYSTKNIITEEENGKPD